A portion of the Verrucomicrobiota bacterium genome contains these proteins:
- the odhB gene encoding 2-oxoglutarate dehydrogenase complex dihydrolipoyllysine-residue succinyltransferase, giving the protein MSIEIKIPALGESITGGVLSEWLKKNGDVVKDEEPLFTLETDKISSEIPSPGPGRLVISVEPGAEVKVGDVVGRIEAVPAGAAEAAPAPATAAPSDAAATAPATPSSAPAAAPAAQQKPAAETGGQTLPPSVRRMAAEEKVPLEQISGTGKHGQITKTDVIDFLEKRSAAPAPAPAASAAPAPVATPAPAARGTGAGATAEGRITRRKLSPLRRKIAAQLVMAQQNAAMLTTFNECDMSAVMSLRSKYQDSFQKRHGIKLGFMSFFIKAAVDALQSVPAINARMEGDELVENHYYDIGVAVGTPRGLVVPVVRDADQKGFAELEKVVSEYAVRARDGKLQLDDLMGGVFTITNGGIYGSLLSTPILNPPQSGILGMHKIQSRPVAIGDKVEVRPMMYLALSYDHRVVDGKEAVTFLVRIKDCIEDPTRLLLQG; this is encoded by the coding sequence ATGAGTATCGAGATAAAAATCCCTGCGCTCGGCGAATCGATCACTGGCGGCGTCCTTTCCGAATGGCTGAAGAAGAACGGTGACGTCGTCAAAGACGAAGAACCGTTGTTTACGTTGGAGACGGATAAAATCTCCAGTGAAATTCCCTCACCCGGTCCGGGCCGGCTGGTCATCAGCGTGGAGCCGGGGGCTGAAGTGAAAGTCGGCGACGTCGTCGGCCGGATCGAAGCGGTCCCGGCTGGAGCAGCCGAGGCGGCCCCGGCTCCGGCCACGGCGGCCCCGAGCGATGCCGCGGCCACCGCCCCGGCAACGCCCAGTTCTGCACCTGCTGCCGCCCCGGCGGCCCAGCAGAAACCTGCGGCCGAGACCGGCGGCCAAACGCTCCCGCCCTCCGTCCGAAGGATGGCTGCGGAGGAGAAAGTTCCGCTCGAACAGATCTCCGGTACCGGTAAGCACGGGCAGATCACCAAGACGGACGTGATCGATTTCCTTGAAAAGCGTTCCGCGGCACCCGCGCCGGCTCCGGCTGCCTCCGCTGCGCCTGCCCCGGTTGCGACCCCTGCACCCGCGGCCAGGGGAACAGGCGCCGGCGCTACGGCGGAAGGCCGGATCACCCGCCGCAAGCTCAGCCCGCTGCGCAGGAAGATTGCCGCGCAGTTGGTGATGGCGCAACAGAACGCGGCGATGCTGACCACGTTCAATGAATGCGACATGTCGGCCGTGATGTCTCTCCGCTCCAAATACCAGGACTCATTTCAGAAGCGGCACGGCATCAAACTCGGGTTCATGTCGTTTTTCATCAAAGCCGCCGTCGACGCCTTGCAGTCCGTGCCGGCGATCAATGCCCGGATGGAGGGTGATGAGCTGGTCGAAAATCACTATTACGATATCGGCGTGGCCGTCGGTACGCCGCGCGGGCTGGTCGTTCCCGTGGTCCGGGACGCGGATCAGAAAGGCTTCGCGGAGCTGGAGAAAGTAGTTTCCGAGTATGCCGTCCGGGCCCGCGACGGCAAACTGCAGCTTGATGACCTCATGGGTGGGGTTTTCACGATCACCAACGGCGGTATTTATGGATCGTTGCTCAGCACGCCCATCCTTAATCCGCCGCAGAGCGGGATTCTGGGCATGCACAAAATCCAGAGCCGGCCGGTGGCGATCGGAGACAAGGTGGAAGTGCGGCCAATGATGTACCTTGCCCTCAGCTACGACCATCGCGTGGTGGATGGCAAAGAGGCGGTGACTTTCCTGGTCCGGATCAAAGATTGCATCGAAGATCCAACCCGGCTTTTGTTGCAAGGGTAG
- a CDS encoding 2-oxoglutarate dehydrogenase E1 component gives MRTTYLNDWNADLLDEYYQRWKQDPASVDSSWSAFFEGFELGLAPGRNGDEQAAPAVAEGEKADELRDDINMLVRRYRRLGHLQASLDPLADTKSTVPELSLEAVGLAGVPLNRTVSSMFFRNGAPISLGDLVDTLNKAYCDDIGVEFVHIQNEKIRDWVRDRIEARVSQPPPDPETQKAYLRCLMEAETFEQFVHTKFIGQKRFSLQGGESLMVILETILAGAPKEKIDEIVMGMAHRGRLTVLANFLKKSYRTIFREFSENYVPDLVAGDGDVKYHLGYESVRKTGGAEVGIRLAANPSHLEIVNPVVEGKARARQRILGAIEQRSRVLPLLIHGDAAFAGQGIVAETLNLSQLPGYETGGTIHLIVNNQIGFTTLPADARSTTYCTDVAKMIEAPIFHVNGDQPIAVAFVAALALDYRQQFGRDVVIDMYCYRRYGHNESDEPGYTQPKLYKVIQAHPPVTKLYKDQLLQSGVLTAEEADALEKEFRARLEAALHEVQSTEAKSNQEFRASFEESTAVFQPPYSHKEPVTGVTKEALDLVVDRITQVPEGFRVQPQIRKMVLDRRRKLHADGGPYDWAFGEALAFGTLLIEGIPVRLSGQDSRRGTFSQRHSVLYDAETQERYIPLKNIKPDQAWFCVYNSMLSEAAVLGFDYGYCIDYPEMLCLWEAQFGDFANGAQVVIDQFIVSSESKWQRPSGIVLLLPHGYEGQGPEHSSARLERFLQLCAEDNIQVCYPTTPAQYFHMLRRQVKRDFRKPLVVMTPKSLLRNEKAVSRIEDFTDQGFRTVLGPTLLGEPKEVKRAIFCTGKVYYDLLKYQEANKRSDTALVRIEQLYPLSFDSIEQAIEPFRKVSSWVWCQEEPQNMGAWTYMDRRLEQILKHRVAYAGRGEAASPAEGAKAWHDRAQKELVEQAFSI, from the coding sequence ATGAGAACAACCTATTTGAACGATTGGAACGCCGATCTCCTGGACGAGTATTATCAGCGTTGGAAACAAGATCCGGCATCCGTTGATTCGAGTTGGTCCGCGTTTTTCGAAGGCTTTGAACTGGGTCTTGCCCCCGGCCGGAATGGGGATGAACAGGCTGCACCGGCCGTTGCTGAGGGTGAAAAGGCGGACGAACTCAGAGACGATATCAACATGCTGGTCAGAAGGTACCGGCGCCTCGGTCATCTGCAGGCGTCTTTGGACCCGCTGGCAGACACCAAGTCCACGGTGCCTGAACTCAGCCTGGAAGCCGTGGGCCTGGCCGGCGTCCCGCTGAACCGTACGGTTTCCTCCATGTTTTTTCGGAACGGCGCGCCGATTTCCCTGGGCGACCTGGTCGACACGCTGAACAAGGCGTACTGCGACGACATCGGGGTCGAATTCGTCCATATCCAGAACGAAAAAATTCGGGACTGGGTACGTGATCGCATCGAGGCGCGCGTCAGCCAGCCGCCGCCCGATCCTGAAACGCAGAAGGCCTACCTGCGTTGCCTCATGGAGGCCGAGACCTTTGAGCAGTTTGTCCATACCAAGTTCATCGGCCAAAAGCGGTTCTCGCTGCAGGGCGGCGAGAGCCTGATGGTGATCCTCGAGACCATCCTGGCCGGTGCGCCGAAAGAGAAGATCGATGAAATCGTTATGGGCATGGCGCACCGCGGGCGCCTGACCGTGCTGGCCAACTTCCTGAAGAAGAGCTACCGCACCATTTTCCGGGAGTTTTCGGAAAATTACGTTCCGGACCTGGTGGCCGGCGACGGCGACGTGAAATACCACCTCGGGTACGAAAGCGTCCGTAAGACGGGCGGCGCGGAAGTCGGTATCCGCCTGGCGGCCAATCCGAGCCATTTGGAAATCGTTAATCCGGTTGTGGAAGGCAAAGCGCGTGCGCGGCAGCGGATCCTCGGGGCAATCGAACAGCGTTCCCGGGTCCTGCCTTTGCTGATCCACGGCGACGCGGCTTTCGCAGGGCAGGGGATCGTGGCTGAAACGCTGAACCTTTCACAATTGCCGGGTTATGAGACGGGCGGCACCATCCACCTCATCGTCAATAACCAGATCGGGTTCACGACCCTCCCGGCTGACGCGCGGTCCACGACTTATTGCACCGACGTCGCCAAGATGATTGAGGCGCCCATTTTCCACGTTAATGGCGACCAACCGATCGCGGTGGCTTTCGTGGCGGCGCTGGCATTGGATTACCGCCAGCAATTTGGCCGCGACGTGGTCATTGATATGTACTGCTACCGCCGGTACGGCCATAACGAGAGCGATGAGCCGGGTTACACGCAGCCGAAGCTGTACAAGGTCATCCAGGCCCACCCGCCGGTCACCAAGCTGTATAAGGACCAGTTGTTGCAGTCGGGCGTATTGACCGCCGAAGAGGCCGATGCGTTGGAAAAAGAATTCCGCGCACGCCTTGAGGCCGCCCTGCACGAAGTGCAGAGCACCGAGGCGAAGTCCAATCAAGAGTTCCGGGCCAGTTTTGAAGAGTCAACGGCCGTCTTCCAGCCGCCCTACAGTCACAAGGAGCCGGTCACAGGCGTCACCAAGGAGGCGCTCGACCTGGTCGTCGACCGCATCACCCAGGTGCCGGAAGGGTTCAGAGTTCAGCCGCAGATCCGTAAAATGGTGCTGGATCGCCGTCGCAAACTGCACGCTGACGGCGGGCCGTACGATTGGGCCTTTGGTGAGGCGCTGGCGTTCGGTACCCTCCTGATTGAAGGCATCCCGGTGCGTTTGTCCGGGCAGGACAGCCGGCGCGGCACGTTCAGCCAACGCCACTCGGTGCTCTACGACGCCGAGACGCAGGAACGTTACATCCCGTTAAAGAACATCAAACCTGACCAGGCATGGTTCTGCGTCTACAACAGCATGCTCTCGGAAGCGGCCGTTCTGGGTTTCGATTACGGGTACTGCATCGATTACCCGGAAATGCTCTGCCTCTGGGAGGCGCAGTTCGGCGATTTCGCGAATGGCGCGCAGGTGGTGATCGACCAGTTTATCGTCAGCTCGGAATCGAAATGGCAGCGGCCGTCGGGTATCGTGCTGCTCCTTCCGCACGGCTATGAGGGACAGGGCCCGGAACATTCCAGCGCGCGGCTTGAACGTTTCCTCCAGCTCTGCGCGGAGGATAACATCCAGGTCTGTTACCCGACCACGCCGGCCCAGTACTTCCACATGCTGCGTCGGCAGGTGAAACGCGACTTTCGCAAGCCCCTGGTGGTGATGACGCCGAAGTCCCTGTTGCGGAATGAAAAGGCCGTCTCGAGAATCGAAGATTTTACCGATCAAGGTTTCCGGACCGTTCTCGGCCCGACCCTGCTTGGGGAGCCCAAGGAAGTGAAGCGGGCAATTTTCTGCACCGGCAAGGTTTATTACGACTTGCTTAAGTACCAGGAGGCCAACAAGCGCAGCGATACGGCGCTGGTGCGCATCGAGCAGCTGTACCCGCTGAGCTTTGACTCCATCGAACAGGCGATCGAACCGTTCCGCAAAGTTTCAAGCTGGGTCTGGTGCCAGGAAGAACCTCAGAACATGGGGGCATGGACCTATATGGACCGGCGCCTGGAACAGATCCTCAAACATCGCGTGGCTTACGCCGGTCGTGGTGAGGCTGCGAGCCCGGCGGAAGGTGCGAAAGCCTGGCATGACCGGGCGCAAAAGGAACTTGTTGAGCAGGCGTTTAGTATTTAA